Genomic DNA from Acuticoccus sp. MNP-M23:
TCCTCGCCGTCCTTTGCAAGCCGCGCATTGATTGCCCAGCGGCCAAGCGAGCCCTGACGGCCCATCTGCGCGTAGGTGGCGCGGCGCAGGCCCCGGCCGGGGGAGAGCAGCGAAATCGCTTCCAGAATATTGGTCTTGCCGGCGCCGTTGGGGCCGGTGAACACAACGTGCCCGGCGCGCGTCTCGAAGGTCGCGGTCGCGTAGTTGCGAAAGTCGGTCAGCGTCAGCCTGGTGAGGCGAACCGTATCCACCCGTCCCGGGTCAGACGCGCATCGGCATCAGAACGTAAAGCGTCTTCGATGCGTCGCCGTCGTGGATGAGGGTGGGGGAGCCGGGGTCCGCGAACGCGAAGGACGCATTCTCGGCGGTCAGCTGGCTGGTGATGTCGAGCAGGTATTTGGAGTTGAAGCCGATTTCCAGCGGCTCGGCGTCAAAATCGACAATCAGCTCGTCGGTCGCGGTGCCGGAATCCGGGTTGATGACGGAAAGCGTAAGGGCTCCGTCGCCCAGCGACAGCTTCACCGCACGGCCGCGTTCGGACGAGACGGTGGAGACGCGGTCGACAGCGGACTGGAAGTCCACCCGGTCAACCTGCATCATCTTGGTGTTGTTCTTGGGGATCACGCGGTCGTAGTCGGGGAAGGTGCCGTCGATCAGCTTGGACGTCAGCACCACGTTCGCGAACGTCACGCGGATCTTGGTGTCGGACAGCTCCACCGTCAGCTTGGCTTCGGGGTCTTCCATCAGCCGCTGCAATTCGCCCACGGTTTTGCGCGGGACGATGATGCCGGGCATGCCCTCGCAGCCCTCGGGCGCGGTCACCTGCGCCTGGGCAAGGCGGTGCCCATCGGTCGCAACGGCGCGCAGGCGGAGGCCATCGGGCGTTTCGGCGGCATGGAAGTAGATGCCGTTGAGGTAGTAGCGCGTCTCCTCTGTGGAGATGGCGAATTGGGTGCGCTCGATCAGCCACTTGAAATCGGCGGCAGCGAGCTGGAAGCGGTGGGTGAACTCGCCCGCCGTAATGTCCGGATAGTCGGTCTCCGGCAGCATCTGAAGCGCGAAGCGGGAGCGGCCCGCCGTCAGCGTCATGGTGGAACCGTCGGGATTGGTATCCAGCGAGATGCGGGCGCCTTCGGGGATCTTGCGCACGATGTCGTGCAGCATGTGCGCCGGCACCGTGATGGCGCCCGGCTGGTCCACCGCGGCTTCCACCGTCTCGACGATCTCGAGGTCCAGATCTGTCGCCTTCAGCGTGATCGAGGCGCCATCGGCGCGGATCAGCACGTTGGACAGGATCGGGATCGTGTTGCGCCGTTCGACGACGCGCTGGACGTGGGACAGAGGCTTGAGGAGATGAGCCCGTTCGAGGGTCGCACGCATGACGGTTCCGTAGGCGATTGCGGCAAATCCGCGGGGGCCGTTACGTTGACCAGACAAGACCTTGGCGTGCAAGACCCGGCAGGCTCGCTCCGGCCGTGATGCCCGCATTTCGGGCCATTGCCCACCAATTTGCGACAAGAGACTGCGAACGGGAGGGCAAGGGCCCTCCCGCGCAATCGGTGAGGCGAGGCCGGGCCTACTGGTCGAGAAGGCGCTTCAGCGTCTCGATGTCTTCGGCGAGCTGGGCGTCCTTTTCGAGGAGACCGTCGATCTTGCGCACCGCATGAAGGACGGTCGTGTGATCGCGGTTGCCGAAGCGGCGGCCGATCTCGGGCAGGGATCGCGGCGTCAGGATCTTGGAAAGAAACATGGCGATCTGGCGCGGCATGACGATGGTGCGGGTCCGGCGGGCGGACACCAGATCCTGCTTGGACACGCCATAATGCTGCGAGACGACGCGCTGAATGTCCTCGATCTTGGGCTTTTTCGTTTCCCGTGCGCGCAGGAGATCGCGCAGCGCGTTCTCGGCCATCTTGATGTTGATGGGCTGGGCGGTCAGCTGGTTGTGCGCCACGAGGCGGTTCACGGCACCTTCGAGATCGCGGCCGTTGGTGGTGACGGAGCGGGCCACGAAATCGACCACATCATCGGGAAAGTCGAGGTCGTCGAACTGCGCCCTCTGGGTTGCGATGCGCCTGTCGAGAATCTTGCGGCGCATGGCGTAGTCCGGCACCTCCAGTTCCACCACCAGGCCGCCGCCGAGGCGGGACGAGATGCGCGTTTCGAGGCCGTCGAGGTCCGCCGGCGCGCGGTCGGCGGCAATCACCACCTGCCGCTGGGCGTCGAGCAGGGAGGTGATGGTGTGGCCGAACTCCTCCTGAACGCGGGCGCCATTGAGGAACTGGAGATCGTCGATCACCAGCATGTCGATATCGCGCACAATGTCTTTGAAGGTGAGGGTCGTCTTGTTCCGCATCGCCGAGACGAACTTGTACATGAACGTTTCGGAGGTGAGGTAGAGCACCCGCATGTTGGGGTTCTTGGCCAGGGCGGCCTGTGCGACCGCCTGGAGAAGGTGAGTCTTGCCGAGCCCGACCGGGGCGGAGACGTAGAGCGGGTTGTACTGGATCCGCTCGCCTGGCTGGGCAAACGCCACCTTCTTTCCTGCAGCGACGGCAAGCGCGTTGCTGGGGCCTTCAACGAATTCCGTGAAGGTATAGCGCGGCTCGAGCGCTGAGCCTTCCAGCCCGGCGGCGCTGTTGGCCGGCGCGGACGGAGGGTCGATCTGGCGGCGGGGTGCGGTTGCTGCGGTCTGCGCCTGGCCCGACTTGTGGGGCGCGGATGCGGACCCGGAATCAGCCTTTTTCAGCGGGAAGCTGCGCACGGCAAAGCGCACTTCCTCGATGGCCTTGTCGGAGGACTGCCACCGCTTCAGAATGTCGTTGCCATAGTTGTTCTGGTTCCAGTGCTTGATGAACTGCGTCGGCGTCGACAGCGTCACCACGCCGCCGGCAAAGCCAGCGTATTCAAGCCGCTCGAACCACGACGAATAGATGTCTTCCCCATAAGAGGAACGCATCATCTGCTTGATCTCGTTCCAAACGCCTTGGCGTTTGTCGCTGTCGTCGTTTTCTTTAACCGGCAAAACACCTGTCATAATCCACCTTCCTTCTTTTCACGTAGGGACAAGAGCACGTGTCTCATTCGGCCCGGCGCAAACACGCCTTCCTCGTACCGACGCCGGGCCGCGCCAGTCGAAAAACTCGGAAATCTACTCTGATCAGTGTGTCAGGACTGGCGCCATGGGAGGCCTTCAGCCTTCCATCCCGCAACGTGTCCTCTGTGGCCCAATTCGTCGGGCGGCCCTTCGAAGCCGTCCGCGATGTTGAAGACCTTCGCGTATCCGCGCCCCGCCATTTCCCGCGCTGCAGCAAGGCTGCGCGCCCCGCTCCGGCACAGGAAATAAAGGGCGGTCTCCTTGTCCGGGCAGGCATGCGCCAGCGCATCGCCAAATGCCGGGTCAACCGTCATGTCCGGGAACGTCTGCCATTCGATCAGCACCGGCTGGGTGCTGGCTGCGGACAGGTCGACAATGCCAACGTAGGCCCATTCGGCTCGCGTGCGCACATCGACAACCATCGCAGGCGCGGAGCCGTTTACGGCCTCCATTGCTTCTGCTGGTCTTACGTCCGGTATGTCAGTCATCAGGCAAAACTCTCCCGCCTGGAGCATGTAGCCCCAGCGTAGTCCGCAAGTTTTTAAAGAAACTCTAGTCCGTTACAAGGTTGGCGTCAGTCTACCTGGCGCTGCTGACCTAGCTTGCAATGAGCGATTTTTCTTCGTGTTCTTCACTCGCTGCATTGGATAGGCCCTTTCGACATCGTCCACCCCCGGCATGTGCCAAATGGGGGCTGATTTCCGAGGGGACAACTGCTCCCCGCGATGACCTCCATTAACCACGGGTCCGTCTGACAGACAAGGACTTGACACCGTGTCTGATTCGCAAATCGCCAGTCTGGCCGCGGCGAAAGCAAGCGAGCAGGATGGAAATCCCCTGTTCCAAGAACGGGTTCGATAATGGTGCGGCAGCGGTTGCACAATCATGCGTCAGGTTAAAAAAAAATCTGCCAAAAATGACGCTTTAGTTGCTCTCGGCGAGCGTGTTCCTCGCGTATTAGCCGGCTCAATTGAAATCCCGTGCTTTCACCTTGAATTATTAGAGTATCTACCGGTTCTGGTTTCGTCAGGACCGCGGATTCGCGTGAAAGCCCTGCGCCCAATCGGAGGTTGCTAAATTGGTTGCCAGCTAACAGCGTGGACAACCTGGGTAAACGTCGAAAGTGCACTTCCATGGGTCTGGAATATGATGCAGCCGGCCGTTCGCGGTGAGGTGCGCCTCGTGATCGTCCGAGCAGCGCTTGGCGCCCGAAACGCAAGAAGCGCGAACCGAACGGTCCGCGCTTCTTGGGTTAGGATATTGATCTCAGTTCACGAGAAGACCGCGCCAGAGGCGGTGCTTCGCGCCGCAGCGTCGTCAGGCGATCGCTTTGACCCGGCTTGCGAGGCGCGACACCTTGCGAGAGGCGGTGTTCTTGTGAAGGATTCCCTTCTGAGCGGCACGCATGATTTCGGGCTGTGCGTTGCGAAAGGCGCTCTGCGCCGCTTCGGCGTCGCCGGCCGTGATCGCGTCTTCAACCTTGCGCACGAAGGTGCGCATGCGCGAACGGCGCGCTCCGTTCACCATCGTACGCTTCTCGAGTTTGCGCACCATCTTCTGCGCGGATTTCGTATTCGCCATTTAGCTTCCCAGACGGCCGCCATGCGGCCCATAAAAAAATGTGACCCGCGCGGCTAGCCGATTGCGGGGCGGCCGTCAAGGCCTTAGCGGTTTTTGAAGGAAGGTTTTCGCTTTTCAGCGAAAGCCGCCATCCCTTCTTTCTGGTCCTCTGTCGAGAACAGAGCATGGAAAACGCGCCGCTCGAAACGGGCGCCTTCGGCAAGCCCGGTTTCAAAGGCACGGTTCACGCTCTCCTTCGTGGCCATCAGCGCGGGGAGGGACTGCTTTGCAATTCCTGCCGCCATTGCCTTGGCCTCATCAAGGAGCTTATCGGCCGGAACGACGCGCGCCACAAGCCCCGATCTCTCAGCTTCATGCGCATCCATAATCCGGCCGGTCAGGCAAAGGTCCATCGCCTTGGCTTTTCCGACGGCACGGGTGAGGCGCTGCGTGCCCCCGGCGCCCGGCATCACGCCGAGATTGATTTCAGGCTGGCCGAATTTTGCGGTGTCCGCCGCAATGATGGTGTCGCACATCATCGCCACTTCGCACCCGCCGCCGAGCGCAAACCCGGCCACCGCCGCAACCAGCGGCTTGCGCATGGTGGCAATCTGGTCCCAACGGGCGATGAAGTCTGCAAGGTAGGCGTCCGCGAAGCTGAGCGACGCCATCTCCTTGATGTCGGCCCCGGCGGCGAACGCGCGTTCGGAGCCGGTGAGGATCATGCAGCCGATGTCGGGGTCGGCATCGAATGCACGGAGCGCGGCGACAATCTCGTCCACAAGGTGCGCGTTGAGCGCGTTGAGGGCCTTGGGGCGGTTGAGCGTCACGATGCCGACAGCGCCGTCACGCTCCGTCAAGATCAGCTCGTATTCCGCCATCACAGTCTCCGTGCGTTGTGGCTGTGGGTTATCGCGCGCCGTGCGGGGCCGCAACCGCCGGAACGCCGGTGGCCCGGCAATAGCCTTGCAAAGCGTTAACGCGTGGCAGTCATGTCTCGGCGATCATGCCCCGGTACGGACCCCTCGGCCCGGCAACGCGTTGACAGGGCGTGCGAAGTTCTTGACGCGGGCGCTATATTGGCTAGCCCCAGTGGGGGCGGGGCACAGAAGCCGCCTCGCATAGGCATTAAGGAGTGTGAGTTGGCGCTTACCCAACAGCGCGAGCGCGCGCATGACACCAGCGACGACAGCCACGCCGTGCTGAGCGCGTACGACGCGCTCGTCGCGGACGGCGATCTTGACCGCGATGCGGCGCAGGTGGCGGTCGCCTGCGCGCTCGACGACGTGCTCGACGATCTTGCCAACGCCACGCGCGGCGGCATTGCGCCATTTTTCCGGCGGCGCCTGGGAAGAACCGCTTCGGTGCGGGGGCTTTACCTCTGGGGCTCGGTGGGCCGTGGCAAGACCATGCTGATGGACATTTTCTACGAGGCTGCGCCGGTGAAGGCGAAGCGGCGGCTCCACTTCAACAAGTTCATGGCAGACGCTCACGGCCGCATCGCGCGGCTGCGCAAGGAAGGGGCCGACGAGGCAGTGCTCACCGCAGCGGACGAGATTGCCGCGGAATCGCACCTCCTCTGCTTCGACGAATTTGCCGTCACCGACATTGCCGATGCGATGATCCTCTCGCGCCTCTTCACACGGCTGTTCGAGAAGAAGGTGACCCTGGTGGCGACCTCCAACGTCGCGCCCAACGACCTTTACCGCGACGGGCTCAACCGCGCGCTGTTCGAGCCGTTCATCCGTGTCCTGCGCGACCATGTGGAAGTGGTGCAGCTGGATGCGGCGACCGACTATCGCCTCAACCGGCTGGAGGACCGGCAGGTGTACTTCCAGACAGGCGACAAGGGCTTCGAGCGCACCTGGATTGCGGCGATGGGGGACCGCGAGGAGACCGGCGCCGACGTCAAGGTCGGATCCCGCACGATCCATGCGCCCCGCGTGGCAGGTGGCATGGCGCGCTTTTCGTTCGCGGAGCTGTGTGACGCGCCCCGCAGCGCAGGCGACTTCATGGCCATCGCGAACCGCTTCCACACGCTCTTTATCGAGGATG
This window encodes:
- the dnaN gene encoding DNA polymerase III subunit beta, yielding MRATLERAHLLKPLSHVQRVVERRNTIPILSNVLIRADGASITLKATDLDLEIVETVEAAVDQPGAITVPAHMLHDIVRKIPEGARISLDTNPDGSTMTLTAGRSRFALQMLPETDYPDITAGEFTHRFQLAAADFKWLIERTQFAISTEETRYYLNGIYFHAAETPDGLRLRAVATDGHRLAQAQVTAPEGCEGMPGIIVPRKTVGELQRLMEDPEAKLTVELSDTKIRVTFANVVLTSKLIDGTFPDYDRVIPKNNTKMMQVDRVDFQSAVDRVSTVSSERGRAVKLSLGDGALTLSVINPDSGTATDELIVDFDAEPLEIGFNSKYLLDITSQLTAENASFAFADPGSPTLIHDGDASKTLYVLMPMRV
- the dnaA gene encoding chromosomal replication initiator protein DnaA; translation: MTGVLPVKENDDSDKRQGVWNEIKQMMRSSYGEDIYSSWFERLEYAGFAGGVVTLSTPTQFIKHWNQNNYGNDILKRWQSSDKAIEEVRFAVRSFPLKKADSGSASAPHKSGQAQTAATAPRRQIDPPSAPANSAAGLEGSALEPRYTFTEFVEGPSNALAVAAGKKVAFAQPGERIQYNPLYVSAPVGLGKTHLLQAVAQAALAKNPNMRVLYLTSETFMYKFVSAMRNKTTLTFKDIVRDIDMLVIDDLQFLNGARVQEEFGHTITSLLDAQRQVVIAADRAPADLDGLETRISSRLGGGLVVELEVPDYAMRRKILDRRIATQRAQFDDLDFPDDVVDFVARSVTTNGRDLEGAVNRLVAHNQLTAQPINIKMAENALRDLLRARETKKPKIEDIQRVVSQHYGVSKQDLVSARRTRTIVMPRQIAMFLSKILTPRSLPEIGRRFGNRDHTTVLHAVRKIDGLLEKDAQLAEDIETLKRLLDQ
- a CDS encoding rhodanese-like domain-containing protein, which gives rise to MTDIPDVRPAEAMEAVNGSAPAMVVDVRTRAEWAYVGIVDLSAASTQPVLIEWQTFPDMTVDPAFGDALAHACPDKETALYFLCRSGARSLAAAREMAGRGYAKVFNIADGFEGPPDELGHRGHVAGWKAEGLPWRQS
- the rpsT gene encoding 30S ribosomal protein S20 — its product is MANTKSAQKMVRKLEKRTMVNGARRSRMRTFVRKVEDAITAGDAEAAQSAFRNAQPEIMRAAQKGILHKNTASRKVSRLASRVKAIA
- a CDS encoding enoyl-CoA hydratase, coding for MAEYELILTERDGAVGIVTLNRPKALNALNAHLVDEIVAALRAFDADPDIGCMILTGSERAFAAGADIKEMASLSFADAYLADFIARWDQIATMRKPLVAAVAGFALGGGCEVAMMCDTIIAADTAKFGQPEINLGVMPGAGGTQRLTRAVGKAKAMDLCLTGRIMDAHEAERSGLVARVVPADKLLDEAKAMAAGIAKQSLPALMATKESVNRAFETGLAEGARFERRVFHALFSTEDQKEGMAAFAEKRKPSFKNR
- the zapE gene encoding cell division protein ZapE; this translates as MALTQQRERAHDTSDDSHAVLSAYDALVADGDLDRDAAQVAVACALDDVLDDLANATRGGIAPFFRRRLGRTASVRGLYLWGSVGRGKTMLMDIFYEAAPVKAKRRLHFNKFMADAHGRIARLRKEGADEAVLTAADEIAAESHLLCFDEFAVTDIADAMILSRLFTRLFEKKVTLVATSNVAPNDLYRDGLNRALFEPFIRVLRDHVEVVQLDAATDYRLNRLEDRQVYFQTGDKGFERTWIAAMGDREETGADVKVGSRTIHAPRVAGGMARFSFAELCDAPRSAGDFMAIANRFHTLFIEDVPVLTRARRESLRRFINLIDVLYDQSVRLVISAAAEPARLLDTDGGGAEQEAFAFDRTASRLYEMRSASYLHGVETTPYG